In Labeo rohita strain BAU-BD-2019 chromosome 16, IGBB_LRoh.1.0, whole genome shotgun sequence, one DNA window encodes the following:
- the ptpn2a gene encoding tyrosine-protein phosphatase non-receptor type 2a isoform X1, which produces MDQEFENIDSSGQWQNLYNEIRNQSQECPYKVAKFPENRNRNRYRDVSPYDHSRVRLENSENDYINASLITIEEAQRRYILTQGPLRNTCGHFWQMIWEQRCKAVIMLNRVIEKGSEKCAQYWPSKEERDMDFSDTGFMVTLELEDVKPNYTIRLLELKNCKTGETRDIYHFHYTTWPDFGVPESPETFLNFLFKVRESDSLGPENGPAVVHCSAGIGRSGTFSLVDTCLVLMDKRKDPSSVDIQKVLLDMREYRMGLIQTPDQLRFSYMAVMEGAKSILGESTLQVSNMQQQPKEWQEPEAYLVSSSPSCILNSEKLNGQSDTCTDTHDPGRERDSIHSQKEDHTELKTLSLRKRNREERIASTAQKVQQMKLKLSDSEKKKENWLFWKPILLNVGAGAAVALGLCMCWAFLSQ; this is translated from the exons ATGGATCAGGAGTTTGAGAACATCGATTCATCTGGACAGTGGCAAAACCTTTATAAT GAAATCCGTAACCAGTCTCAGGAGTGTCCCTACAAAGTGGCAAAGTTCCCAGAAAACCGCAACAGGAATAGATATAGAGATGTCAGCCCTT ATGATCACAGTCGAGTGAGATTAGAAAATTCAGAGAATGACTACATAAATGCGAGCTTAATTACCATAGAAGAGGCCCAGAGAAGGTACATATTGACACAG GGCCCACTGAGGAACACTTGTGGTCACTTCTGGCAAATGATTTGGGAACAACGTTGCAAAGCAGTTATTATGCTTAACAGAGTTATAGAGAAAGGCTCG GAGAAATGTGCGCAGTATTGGCCATCAAAGGAGGAGCGAGACATGGATTTCAGTGACACTGGGTTTATGGTGACTCTGGAGCTTGAGGATGTCAAACCGAATTACACAATCAGACTATTAGAACTTAAAAACTGCAAG ACAGGAGAAACCAGAGACATCTACCATTTTCATTACACAACGTGGCCTGATTTTGGCGTGCCAGAGTCCCCAGAAACATTCCTCAACTTCCTTTTTAAAGTTCGAGAGTCTGACTCATTAGGGCCAGAGAACGGCCCTGCGGTGGTCCACTGCAGTGCAGGAATAGGGAGATCTGGAACTTTCTCATTGGTTGACACCTGCCTTGTATTG aTGGACAAGAGGAAAGACCCTTCATCTGTGGACATACAAAAGGTTTTGTTAGATATGAGAGAGTATCGAATGGGCCTTATCCAAACACCAGATCAGCTTCGATTTTCATATATGGCTGTCATGGAGGGAGCAAAGAGCATCCTGGGAGAATCGACCCTACAGGTATCAAACATG cagcagcagcctaAAGAATGGCAGGAGCCAGAAGCTTATTTGGTTTCATCTTCTCCGAGCTGCATCCTGAATTCAGAGAAACTCAACGGACAGTCTGACACTTGTACAGATACACATGATCCAGGAAGAGAACGAGACAGCATACATTCACAAAAGGAAGACCATACAGAGTTAAAAACATTAAG CCTACGCAAGCGGAACCGCGAGGAGCGTATAGCCAGCACGGCACAGAAGGTGCAGCAAATGAAGCTGAAACTAAGTGATTCGGAGAAGAAGAAAGAGAACTGGCTGTTCTGGAAACCAATTCTCCTAAATGTCGGTGCTGGTGCAGCTGTAGCACTGGGACTGTGCATGTGCTGGGCCTTTCTGTCCCAGTAA
- the ptpn2a gene encoding tyrosine-protein phosphatase non-receptor type 2a isoform X3, with product MDQEFENIDSSGQWQNLYNEIRNQSQECPYKVAKFPENRNRNRYRDVSPYDHSRVRLENSENDYINASLITIEEAQRRYILTQGPLRNTCGHFWQMIWEQRCKAVIMLNRVIEKGSEKCAQYWPSKEERDMDFSDTGFMVTLELEDVKPNYTIRLLELKNCKTGETRDIYHFHYTTWPDFGVPESPETFLNFLFKVRESDSLGPENGPAVVHCSAGIGRSGTFSLVDTCLVLMDKRKDPSSVDIQKVLLDMREYRMGLIQTPDQLRFSYMAVMEGAKSILGESTLQVSNMQQQQPKEWQEPEAYLVSSSPSCILNSEKLNGQSDTCTDTHDPGRERDSIHSQKEDHTELKTLSLRKRNREERIASTAQKVQQMKLKLSDSEKKKENWLFWKPILLNVGAGAAVALGLCMCWAFLSQ from the exons ATGGATCAGGAGTTTGAGAACATCGATTCATCTGGACAGTGGCAAAACCTTTATAAT GAAATCCGTAACCAGTCTCAGGAGTGTCCCTACAAAGTGGCAAAGTTCCCAGAAAACCGCAACAGGAATAGATATAGAGATGTCAGCCCTT ATGATCACAGTCGAGTGAGATTAGAAAATTCAGAGAATGACTACATAAATGCGAGCTTAATTACCATAGAAGAGGCCCAGAGAAGGTACATATTGACACAG GGCCCACTGAGGAACACTTGTGGTCACTTCTGGCAAATGATTTGGGAACAACGTTGCAAAGCAGTTATTATGCTTAACAGAGTTATAGAGAAAGGCTCG GAGAAATGTGCGCAGTATTGGCCATCAAAGGAGGAGCGAGACATGGATTTCAGTGACACTGGGTTTATGGTGACTCTGGAGCTTGAGGATGTCAAACCGAATTACACAATCAGACTATTAGAACTTAAAAACTGCAAG ACAGGAGAAACCAGAGACATCTACCATTTTCATTACACAACGTGGCCTGATTTTGGCGTGCCAGAGTCCCCAGAAACATTCCTCAACTTCCTTTTTAAAGTTCGAGAGTCTGACTCATTAGGGCCAGAGAACGGCCCTGCGGTGGTCCACTGCAGTGCAGGAATAGGGAGATCTGGAACTTTCTCATTGGTTGACACCTGCCTTGTATTG aTGGACAAGAGGAAAGACCCTTCATCTGTGGACATACAAAAGGTTTTGTTAGATATGAGAGAGTATCGAATGGGCCTTATCCAAACACCAGATCAGCTTCGATTTTCATATATGGCTGTCATGGAGGGAGCAAAGAGCATCCTGGGAGAATCGACCCTACAGGTATCAAACATG cagcagcagcagcctaAAGAATGGCAGGAGCCAGAAGCTTATTTGGTTTCATCTTCTCCGAGCTGCATCCTGAATTCAGAGAAACTCAACGGACAGTCTGACACTTGTACAGATACACATGATCCAGGAAGAGAACGAGACAGCATACATTCACAAAAGGAAGACCATACAGAGTTAAAAACATTAAG CCTACGCAAGCGGAACCGCGAGGAGCGTATAGCCAGCACGGCACAGAAGGTGCAGCAAATGAAGCTGAAACTAAGTGATTCGGAGAAGAAGAAAGAGAACTGGCTGTTCTGGAAACCAATTCTCCTAAATGTCGGTGCTGGTGCAGCTGTAGCACTGGGACTGTGCATGTGCTGGGCCTTTCTGTCCCAGTAA
- the ptpn2a gene encoding tyrosine-protein phosphatase non-receptor type 2a isoform X2 — protein MAVMEKGPLRNTCGHFWQMIWEQRCKAVIMLNRVIEKGSEKCAQYWPSKEERDMDFSDTGFMVTLELEDVKPNYTIRLLELKNCKTGETRDIYHFHYTTWPDFGVPESPETFLNFLFKVRESDSLGPENGPAVVHCSAGIGRSGTFSLVDTCLVLMDKRKDPSSVDIQKVLLDMREYRMGLIQTPDQLRFSYMAVMEGAKSILGESTLQVSNMQQQQPKEWQEPEAYLVSSSPSCILNSEKLNGQSDTCTDTHDPGRERDSIHSQKEDHTELKTLSLRKRNREERIASTAQKVQQMKLKLSDSEKKKENWLFWKPILLNVGAGAAVALGLCMCWAFLSQ, from the exons ATGGCAGTAATGGAAAAA GGCCCACTGAGGAACACTTGTGGTCACTTCTGGCAAATGATTTGGGAACAACGTTGCAAAGCAGTTATTATGCTTAACAGAGTTATAGAGAAAGGCTCG GAGAAATGTGCGCAGTATTGGCCATCAAAGGAGGAGCGAGACATGGATTTCAGTGACACTGGGTTTATGGTGACTCTGGAGCTTGAGGATGTCAAACCGAATTACACAATCAGACTATTAGAACTTAAAAACTGCAAG ACAGGAGAAACCAGAGACATCTACCATTTTCATTACACAACGTGGCCTGATTTTGGCGTGCCAGAGTCCCCAGAAACATTCCTCAACTTCCTTTTTAAAGTTCGAGAGTCTGACTCATTAGGGCCAGAGAACGGCCCTGCGGTGGTCCACTGCAGTGCAGGAATAGGGAGATCTGGAACTTTCTCATTGGTTGACACCTGCCTTGTATTG aTGGACAAGAGGAAAGACCCTTCATCTGTGGACATACAAAAGGTTTTGTTAGATATGAGAGAGTATCGAATGGGCCTTATCCAAACACCAGATCAGCTTCGATTTTCATATATGGCTGTCATGGAGGGAGCAAAGAGCATCCTGGGAGAATCGACCCTACAGGTATCAAACATG cagcagcagcagcctaAAGAATGGCAGGAGCCAGAAGCTTATTTGGTTTCATCTTCTCCGAGCTGCATCCTGAATTCAGAGAAACTCAACGGACAGTCTGACACTTGTACAGATACACATGATCCAGGAAGAGAACGAGACAGCATACATTCACAAAAGGAAGACCATACAGAGTTAAAAACATTAAG CCTACGCAAGCGGAACCGCGAGGAGCGTATAGCCAGCACGGCACAGAAGGTGCAGCAAATGAAGCTGAAACTAAGTGATTCGGAGAAGAAGAAAGAGAACTGGCTGTTCTGGAAACCAATTCTCCTAAATGTCGGTGCTGGTGCAGCTGTAGCACTGGGACTGTGCATGTGCTGGGCCTTTCTGTCCCAGTAA
- the LOC127178525 gene encoding sperm acrosome membrane-associated protein 4-like, giving the protein MDLSTFKTHLNMRGNTFVAFVMVMSLFCLGQTLECFRCELGFWNMCYTTKTNCSDGELCYVGTGKAASVLDIKVMGCLPMEECNKTTVVEFLANKTLYTLKTTCCEEDFCNAGPPIQLSLAPLLLTILLIAEMMGVF; this is encoded by the exons ATGGACTTATCTACTTTTAAAACTCACTTAAACATGAGAGGAAATACTTTTGTTGCCTTTGTGATGGTGATGTCTTTGTTTTGCTTGG GACAAACACTTGAATGCTTTCGGTGTGAGCTTGGATTTTGGAATATGTGTTACACTACCAAGACAAACTGCAGTGATGGTGAATTGTGTTATGTGGGAACTGGAAAAGCAG cttcAGTCCTGGATATAAAGGTGATGGGGTGTCTTCCCATGGAGGAGTGCAACAAGACAACCGTTGTAGAGTTCCTTGCCAATAAGACTTTATACACCTTGAAAACCACCTGCTGTGAGGAAGACTTTTGCAACGCTGGCCCTCCAATTCAGTTGTCCCTTGCTCCTCTTTTGCTTACCATACTTCTCATTGCTGAAATGATGGGTGTGTTTTGA
- the LOC127178521 gene encoding nucleoporin SEH1-like: protein MFVARSIAADHKDLIHDVSYDFHGRRMATCSSDQSIKVWDKGDNGEWNCTASWKTHSGSVWRVTWAHPEFGQVLASCSFDRTAIVWEEIVGESNDKQRGQSHWIKRTTLVDSRTSVTDVKFAPKHMGLMLTTCSADGVVRIYEAPDVMNLSQWSLQHEISSKLSCSCISWNPSSSRAHAPMIAVGSDDSNVTYGGKVQIYEYNEVTRKYAKAETLMTVTDAVHDIAFAPNLGRSFHVLAIATKDVRIFKLVPLRKDSSSSAPTKFEVQVLAQFDSHNSQVWRVSWNITSTILASSGDDGCVRLWKANYMDNWKCTGILKGDGSPVSGQPGALSGILGSAGAQSALNGATGR, encoded by the exons ATGTTTGTCGCTCGAAGCATCGCAGCAGATCATAAAGATCTGATTCACGATGTTTCTTATGATTTCCACGGGCGGAGAATGGCAACGTGCTCCAGCGACCAGAGCATTAAG GTGTGGGATAAAGGTGATAATGGAGAATGGAACTGCACAGCCAGCTGGAAA ACTCACAGTGGCTCAGTTTGGAGAGTGACCTGGGCCCATCCAGAGTTTGGACAGGTGTTGGCATCCTGCTCCTTTGATCGTACTGCGATAGTATGGGAGGAGATTGTTGGAGAGTCCAATGACAAACAACGAGGACAAAGCCACTGG ATAAAGAGGACCACACTCGTGGACAGCCGGACATCTGTGACCGATGTGAAGTTTGCACCAAAGCACATGGGCTTAATGCTGACGACATGCTCTGCAGACGGGGTGGTCCGAATCTACGAGGCCCCTGATGTGATGAACCTGAGCCAGTGGTCCCTTCAGCATGAGATCTCATCCAAACTCTCCTGCTCCTGCATCTCCTGGAACCCTTCAAG TTCTCGAGCTCATGCTCCTATGATTGCAGTGGGTAGCGATGACAGCAATGTGACGTATGGCGGCAAGGTTCAGATATACGAGTATAATGAAGTTACAAG GAAATATGCCAAAGCTGAGACACTGATGACAGTTACAGATGCTGTACATGATATTGCATTTGCTCCTAATCTGGGACGGTCTTTCCACGTACTTGCTATTGCAACCAAAGATGTGCGCATCTTCAAACTGGTCCCCCTCCG AAAGGACAGCTCTTCTTCAGCACCCACTAAATTTGAGGTGCAGGTCCTGGCCCAGTTTGACAGCCATAACTCTCAGGTTTGGCGTGTCAGTTGGAACATCACCAGTACAATTCTGGCTTCCTCTGGCGATGATGGGTGTGTGAGACTTTGGAAAG CAAACTACATGGACAATTGGAAATGCACGGGTATCCTAAAGGGAGATGGTAGTCCAGTATCGGGTCAGCCTGGTGCTCTGAGTGGCATCCTGGGATCTGCAGGTGCACAGAGTGCTCTAAATGGGGCCACTGGAAGATAG